The Lucilia cuprina isolate Lc7/37 chromosome 5, ASM2204524v1, whole genome shotgun sequence genome includes a window with the following:
- the LOC124420175 gene encoding uncharacterized protein LOC124420175, which translates to MLKEIGVKLICKRHKCQSIKSLCLTRTQIFQTVAKSILVAQQLNPLSKNMMILYKLLLFFCLLSMAVTVPIISAGITFGSPIYRPIGTPIYYERPYTYYHDNYYYNGHSTYPYDYSPNYEYVGGGIGGFHGSIDYSPYIF; encoded by the exons ATGCTTAAAGAAATAGGCGTGAAGTTAATTTGTAAACGACACAAGTGTCAGAGTATAAAAAGCCTTTGTCTGACTAgaacacaaatttttcaaacagtTGCAAAGTCAATACTAGTTGCACAACAGCTAAACCCGTTAAGCAAGAATATGATGATCTTATATAAATTG ttactTTTCTTTTGTTTGCTAAGTATGGCTGTTACGGTTCCCATTATATCGGCTGGCATTACTTTTGGTTCACCCATCTATCGTCCCATTGGTACTCCAATATATTACGAAAGACCTTATACTTATTATCATGATAATTACTATTACAATGGACACTCCACGTATCCCTATGATTATTCCCCAAATTATGAATATGTTGGTGGTGGTATAGGTGGATTCCATGGTTCTATTGATTATTCTCCTTATATATTTTAA